The following are from one region of the Nicotiana tomentosiformis chromosome 7, ASM39032v3, whole genome shotgun sequence genome:
- the LOC104120453 gene encoding uncharacterized protein yields MSSSKRAWIIAASVGAVEALKDQGFCRWNYPLRSFAQHAKNNMRSYSQAKKLSTSSSSLIARSDKAKQSEESLRKVMYLSCWGPN; encoded by the coding sequence ATGAGTTCAAGCAAGAGAGCCTGGATAATAGCAGCCAGTGTTGGAGCAGTGGAAGCTTTAAAAGATCAAGGTTTCTGTAGATGGAATTACCCTTTGAGGTCCTTTGCTCAGCACGCAAAGAATAACATGAGATCTTACTCTCAAGCTAAGAAGCTTTCTACTTCTTCTTCCTCACTGATTGCAAGGAGCGACAAGGCTAAACAATCTGAAGAATCTTTGAGAAAAGTTATGTACTTGAGCTGTTGGGGTCCCAACTGA